The region AATCAGTTGGAATCGATTAAGATGGGTATCCAGTCCCAGATGCTTAGTTATGAGGCTGAGGTCTTAAAGGCGCAGAGGGATGTGCTTGTAGCTGAAGCTCAAGGACAGAGTTGGATACAGAGGAATTGGCGTCCCTGTTTGATGATGGTGATCATTGCCATTATAGGGAATAACTATGTGTTACTTCCTTATCTGAGTCTGGTATTAGGGAAGGCTCCGAAAATGGAAATGCCACCGGAATTGTTTAACCTTCTATCCATTGGGGTTGGCGGTTATGTTGTAGGACGTAGTGGTGAGAAGATTGCTTTGAACTTGAAGGGGGTTAGGGAGGGGAAGTAAATAATCGAAGGGAATTATTTAATAATATTTAGTCCCTCTGTCTTTGGATGGGGGGATTTTTTTGTGTGCCATTAAAATAACTGTAATGGCAGGGAAAAGTATCAAAGCAACAGTTCAAATCTACTTGGCAACTAAATCTGTTATATAAACTTAACTTATGCTCTACGGAACTGTGGAAGCTGATCGACACGACGAATCCCATTGAAAACTTCAAACTATCATTGAGGAAAGTAGCTATAAAAGGTCTGGGGTTCCATTTATTCTTAGCTTATGATTCAATTTAGTGTGAGACTGGAGCCGTATTTAAAGAAGAAAGTCAGGAGATGCACAGTTTATCTGACACTCGTATGGGAGTCAGAACTCCCTCAACTATTAATCATCTATAAATACTGGTGAATGAAATAAGGCAATATTGGTTGAATTTTGAAGATTGGAATTTTATTGCATTAATAACATTAACATTTTTATTAATGATTGTTGGTACTAAATTAAAATGGAAAATACTTGTAGATCCTCCGGAAGAATGGAAGTTCTACTCTCATTCTCAATTAAAAAAGATGTTTGGTAATGATTTTCTTGTTTGGTTTAATTACATAGTGGGAACATGTGGATTAATATTTATGTTATTTTCAATCATCAACTATATTATTAGTAATTAGATATTTGTGAATATTTAATTATTTAAGGTTTCGAAAAATTATCATTAAACTATTCCACAGACCACTTAAGATCTACTGTCTCCATTACTGATGAAGCAGGGGATAAGCTCTGGTTATTACTTTAATGCCCGTTGGTATGATGCTCAGGCTGGTAGGTTTA is a window of Spirochaeta cellobiosiphila DSM 17781 DNA encoding:
- a CDS encoding 3TM-type holin, which translates into the protein NQLESIKMGIQSQMLSYEAEVLKAQRDVLVAEAQGQSWIQRNWRPCLMMVIIAIIGNNYVLLPYLSLVLGKAPKMEMPPELFNLLSIGVGGYVVGRSGEKIALNLKGVREGK